The Agrobacterium vitis genome has a segment encoding these proteins:
- a CDS encoding diguanylate cyclase — MNTTMTLILVNSALVTLFSIVSSRLAGWLEQQSPAYRPIGLGIAGGVTAIVAMQFPITIVPGLFMDLRSSAIAVCALMGGPVCAIFAAGIAITWRVLEGGIGAGAGALAILLAAGAGVWAGWRDEQAILSLRRIAAMGLGLIILPQVTLLVIPSETWPAVFAVLPLLLPMQSLAALLAAAVIRSETLQRARLQEAKLYLTVIESMPETLTAKDRDGRFILTNCASATALGLNDPAQMIGKTDADFHSPELAARYRADEEAVFASGKPVHIEQSYETPAGAKGWYSTLKYPIHDQRTGEIIALATHSRDISKQKELEQQLAESRQQLADALANMADGLVMFDRQGKLVYCNERYRSMFSKTADIRVPGADLHDIIAASRARGEEMTPRDSDPILPEQVFDSLPVLPLVPGKREITLWDGRSLEAQTRSVGGGGSLIVFTDITRAKQAEGLLRHTNRALEKAAFTDGLTGLYNRRAFDVQLRQEFARSHRTGSGVSLLMIDIDHFKLFNDRYGHQAGDQCLRQIAATLRSVAKRSTDIAARYGGEEMALILSDTDLAGGSTVAEYYCQAVRDLHIPHGDSEKGIVTVSIGVAAVPSDDIHSSDDLVASADAALYQAKHSGRDQYFTASHGPALDTVQQNRKLASAIGNALK; from the coding sequence ATGAACACGACCATGACGCTTATTCTGGTCAATAGTGCCCTTGTCACGCTGTTTTCCATCGTTTCGAGCAGGCTGGCCGGATGGCTGGAACAGCAGAGCCCTGCCTATAGGCCAATCGGGCTTGGTATTGCTGGCGGCGTCACGGCCATCGTCGCCATGCAATTTCCGATAACGATCGTACCGGGTCTTTTCATGGATCTTCGCAGTAGTGCCATTGCGGTCTGCGCACTGATGGGCGGCCCGGTTTGTGCCATTTTTGCAGCAGGCATTGCTATAACCTGGCGTGTTCTGGAAGGTGGGATCGGCGCGGGAGCCGGAGCTCTGGCTATTTTACTGGCTGCAGGCGCGGGTGTTTGGGCAGGCTGGCGCGATGAACAGGCAATCTTGAGCCTAAGGCGCATCGCGGCCATGGGCCTTGGTCTCATCATTCTGCCACAGGTAACGCTCTTGGTCATTCCGTCTGAAACATGGCCAGCGGTGTTTGCCGTCTTGCCACTGCTTTTGCCAATGCAATCCCTGGCTGCTCTGCTTGCAGCGGCTGTGATCAGAAGCGAGACATTGCAACGCGCTCGATTACAGGAGGCAAAACTTTACCTGACCGTTATCGAGAGCATGCCGGAAACCCTGACGGCCAAGGATCGAGATGGCCGCTTCATCCTGACCAATTGCGCCTCGGCCACGGCCCTTGGTCTCAACGACCCCGCGCAGATGATTGGCAAAACCGATGCGGATTTTCATTCCCCCGAGCTTGCAGCCCGCTACCGTGCTGACGAAGAGGCTGTCTTTGCCTCGGGCAAGCCTGTCCATATCGAGCAGAGCTATGAAACGCCTGCCGGCGCCAAGGGCTGGTATTCGACCCTGAAATATCCGATCCACGACCAGAGGACCGGAGAGATCATCGCTCTTGCCACCCATAGCCGCGACATCAGCAAGCAGAAGGAACTGGAGCAGCAATTGGCTGAGAGCCGCCAGCAATTGGCCGATGCCCTGGCCAATATGGCCGATGGGCTTGTGATGTTCGATCGACAGGGAAAGCTGGTCTATTGCAATGAACGCTATCGCTCCATGTTTTCCAAAACCGCCGATATCAGGGTGCCTGGCGCTGATCTTCACGACATCATCGCCGCTTCGCGCGCACGTGGCGAAGAGATGACACCTCGCGACAGCGACCCCATCCTGCCAGAACAAGTCTTCGACAGTCTGCCTGTTTTACCGCTGGTGCCGGGCAAGCGCGAAATTACCCTTTGGGACGGACGAAGCCTCGAAGCTCAGACAAGAAGTGTCGGCGGAGGCGGTTCGCTGATCGTCTTTACGGATATTACCAGGGCAAAACAGGCGGAGGGCTTGCTGCGTCACACCAATCGCGCCCTGGAAAAAGCGGCCTTTACCGATGGGCTTACCGGCCTTTACAACCGGCGCGCCTTTGATGTGCAACTCCGGCAAGAATTTGCACGGTCCCACCGCACCGGATCGGGCGTCAGCCTTTTGATGATCGATATCGACCATTTCAAACTGTTTAACGATCGCTACGGACACCAGGCGGGGGACCAATGCCTACGCCAGATCGCCGCGACTTTGCGTTCGGTCGCGAAACGCAGCACCGATATCGCTGCCCGCTATGGCGGCGAGGAAATGGCGCTCATTCTCTCCGATACCGATCTTGCCGGAGGCTCGACTGTGGCGGAATACTATTGCCAGGCAGTTCGCGACCTGCACATTCCCCATGGCGATAGCGAAAAGGGTATCGTTACCGTCAGCATCGGCGTGGCGGCTGTTCCGTCCGACGATATCCACTCCAGCGACGATCTGGTGGCGAGCGCCGACGCTGCACTTTACCAGGCAAAACACAGCGGCCGCGACCAGTATTTCACCGCCAGCCATGGTCCCGCCCTGGACACGGTCCAGCAAAACCGCAAACTGGCTTCGGCAATCGGCAATGCCTTAAAGTAA
- a CDS encoding histidine-type phosphatase translates to MGISVRTLVFSALGLAMVAFPAPGFTPLAFADSGMVLDKYVALMRHGVRPQTSAKEIAPLSSKPWLQWDTADGQLTPHGAEATAQLARWEGAMLRGRELLPKDGCPATGAVFGWANGSVKRTIDTGNVMLSTLFPGCGLTVGFNNTEATDGVDVLYAPSDTKLGAVDPDKAKAAILEAAGGDLEKPRARAASLMQELDGILDCCAASLCEKAEASAACTLSQRPWSIKVKQAKGEKPASVEVVGPLKDAGTVVQVFLLQYANGFPADQVGFGKVPTEADIIRLSQLRQIKYDLGNRVPYLAARDVSNLLNQLLLAVAADPATGLANNSAPSDGPPNAKYLLFTGSDTQQAEIGAMLGLHWHIPPYLDDETPPTGTMTFERLHDATGKVFVRMQFIAPSLDQIRNASVLDDKNPPLQAAIALPGCETEQVDGACPLDRFLAIARPKLDMTAVAPQIYLASGH, encoded by the coding sequence ATGGGCATATCGGTTCGAACATTGGTTTTCTCAGCGCTTGGCTTGGCTATGGTGGCCTTTCCCGCGCCGGGTTTTACCCCACTGGCCTTTGCCGATAGCGGCATGGTGCTGGATAAGTATGTGGCGTTGATGCGCCATGGCGTGCGCCCGCAAACCAGCGCCAAGGAAATCGCCCCGCTATCGTCCAAGCCGTGGTTGCAATGGGATACCGCCGATGGTCAATTGACGCCGCACGGCGCTGAAGCAACGGCACAATTGGCACGGTGGGAGGGCGCTATGCTGAGGGGCCGGGAGCTTCTGCCGAAGGACGGCTGCCCTGCGACCGGCGCGGTGTTCGGCTGGGCGAATGGCTCGGTGAAGCGCACCATCGATACCGGCAATGTCATGCTTTCCACCCTGTTTCCCGGCTGTGGTCTGACGGTTGGCTTCAACAATACCGAGGCCACGGATGGCGTCGATGTGCTCTATGCCCCTTCCGATACCAAGCTTGGCGCTGTCGATCCCGACAAGGCCAAGGCTGCAATTTTGGAGGCAGCGGGTGGCGATCTTGAAAAGCCCCGGGCACGCGCTGCCAGCCTGATGCAGGAACTCGACGGTATTCTCGACTGCTGCGCGGCCTCGCTTTGCGAAAAGGCCGAGGCGTCTGCTGCCTGTACGTTGTCGCAGCGCCCCTGGTCGATCAAGGTCAAGCAGGCCAAGGGGGAAAAGCCTGCCAGCGTCGAAGTGGTCGGCCCGTTGAAGGATGCGGGCACCGTCGTTCAGGTTTTCCTGCTGCAATATGCCAATGGTTTTCCTGCCGATCAGGTCGGATTTGGCAAGGTGCCGACAGAAGCGGACATTATCCGCCTGTCGCAGCTGCGCCAGATCAAATATGATCTGGGCAATCGTGTTCCTTATCTTGCCGCCCGCGATGTTTCCAATCTTCTCAATCAGCTGTTGCTGGCGGTTGCCGCCGATCCGGCGACAGGTCTGGCCAACAACAGTGCGCCCAGCGATGGCCCGCCAAATGCGAAATATCTGCTGTTTACCGGTTCCGACACGCAGCAGGCGGAAATCGGTGCCATGCTTGGCCTGCATTGGCATATCCCGCCTTATCTCGATGATGAAACCCCTCCCACCGGCACAATGACTTTCGAGCGCCTGCACGATGCCACGGGCAAGGTGTTCGTGCGGATGCAGTTCATCGCGCCGTCGCTGGACCAGATCCGCAATGCATCGGTTCTGGATGACAAAAACCCACCACTCCAGGCCGCCATTGCGCTGCCAGGCTGCGAAACGGAACAGGTTGACGGCGCCTGTCCGCTGGACCGCTTCCTCGCCATCGCCCGCCCCAAGCTGGACATGACGGCAGTGGCGCCGCAAATCTATCTGGCCAGTGGGCATTGA
- a CDS encoding ABC transporter permease, with amino-acid sequence MIRFILADLRRLWAGALVVCLLVALSTALGVTVTLQERALRLGSARAADKFDLVIGAAGSETQLVLSSVFLQPSPLPLVPGAVLATLQTDPRVEWAAPVAFGDSFSGYPIVGTTTRLITATTPGFAEGQLFQREGEAVVGADVKLKTGDTVKPMHGTAAEGGHTHGELAYRVVGRLKATGTAWDRAILVPVQAVWHIHGLGEEHEDHDAEEAAADKGEAGHDEDHDEHDHHGHIDPDAALLEQFSAADPGIPAILVKPKTIAAAYKLRQDYRNDRTLGVFPGEVLTRLYATLGDAKLVLSFVAIGAQALVAGALLLVTVVHIGQRRKQIGALRAFGAPRFSVFLIVWCELFSLFLGGIGLGVAMGYAAAKVISQTVKTSNGFDLPVEFASQDGWQMCVMLVFAGLLSALPAWLAYRQSPVAALRS; translated from the coding sequence ATGATCCGTTTCATCCTTGCCGATCTGCGCCGTCTCTGGGCCGGTGCGCTGGTGGTCTGTCTGTTGGTGGCGCTCTCGACCGCGCTTGGTGTGACGGTGACCTTGCAGGAAAGAGCCTTGCGGCTGGGCAGTGCCCGGGCTGCCGATAAATTCGATCTGGTGATCGGTGCTGCGGGGTCGGAAACCCAGCTGGTCCTGTCCTCGGTGTTTTTGCAGCCTTCGCCCTTGCCCCTGGTGCCCGGTGCGGTTCTGGCGACATTGCAGACCGATCCCCGCGTGGAATGGGCAGCACCTGTGGCGTTTGGCGATAGTTTTTCCGGCTATCCAATTGTTGGTACAACGACACGGCTGATCACTGCGACCACGCCGGGCTTTGCCGAGGGGCAGCTGTTTCAGCGCGAAGGCGAGGCGGTGGTGGGGGCCGATGTGAAACTGAAGACCGGCGATACGGTCAAGCCGATGCATGGCACGGCTGCCGAAGGCGGTCATACCCATGGCGAATTGGCTTATCGTGTCGTTGGCAGGCTGAAAGCCACCGGCACGGCCTGGGATCGTGCAATCCTCGTTCCGGTTCAGGCCGTCTGGCATATTCACGGTCTCGGTGAAGAGCATGAGGATCATGATGCGGAGGAGGCAGCCGCGGACAAGGGCGAGGCCGGTCACGACGAGGATCATGACGAGCACGATCATCATGGCCATATCGATCCTGACGCGGCCCTCTTAGAGCAGTTTTCAGCTGCTGATCCCGGCATACCGGCCATTCTGGTCAAGCCGAAAACCATTGCCGCCGCCTATAAGCTGCGGCAGGACTATCGCAACGACCGGACACTCGGCGTTTTCCCCGGCGAGGTTCTGACCAGGCTTTACGCGACGCTGGGGGACGCGAAACTGGTGCTGTCCTTCGTGGCAATCGGCGCGCAGGCGCTGGTGGCGGGCGCGCTGTTGCTGGTGACGGTCGTTCATATCGGCCAGCGCCGCAAGCAGATTGGTGCGCTCAGAGCCTTTGGTGCTCCCAGGTTTTCGGTCTTCCTGATCGTCTGGTGCGAGCTTTTCAGCCTGTTTCTGGGTGGCATCGGGCTTGGTGTGGCTATGGGATATGCAGCGGCAAAGGTCATTTCGCAAACCGTGAAGACCAGCAATGGCTTCGACCTGCCGGTGGAATTCGCAAGCCAGGATGGCTGGCAGATGTGTGTCATGCTGGTCTTTGCGGGACTGCTTTCGGCACTGCCAGCCTGGCTTGCCTATCGCCAGTCACCGGTGGCGGCGCTGCGCTCCTGA
- a CDS encoding ABC transporter ATP-binding protein: MMSLALEDVAVRYIGLPKPVLNIGRLEVAAGAQLAIIGGSGSGKSTLVNVMTGLERLRQGQARWNSTDLSGLSEGARDRFRAAHIGLVMQEFHLFSGLSAIDNILLPARLARVASPACVERAHDLMQRFGLGRPDQAIETMSRGEMQRVAVARALLRKPGVIIADEPTASLDAEAGAAVADLLLDLAKSEGSTLIVVSHDARLVERLPRRIELKNGEIVQDTGDVVGHRAGPREGDA, encoded by the coding sequence ATGATGTCACTTGCTCTCGAGGATGTCGCGGTCCGCTATATTGGTTTGCCGAAGCCGGTTTTAAACATTGGTCGGCTTGAGGTTGCCGCTGGCGCTCAACTGGCGATCATCGGCGGTTCCGGTTCGGGCAAAAGCACGCTTGTTAATGTGATGACGGGGTTGGAGCGCCTGCGCCAAGGCCAAGCCCGCTGGAACAGCACTGATCTGTCGGGCCTGTCGGAAGGCGCGCGCGACCGGTTCCGTGCGGCGCATATCGGCTTGGTGATGCAGGAATTTCATTTGTTTTCCGGCCTGTCTGCTATCGACAATATCCTGCTGCCAGCCCGGCTGGCGCGAGTGGCGTCGCCTGCCTGCGTCGAGCGCGCCCACGACTTGATGCAACGTTTCGGCCTTGGGCGACCTGATCAGGCTATTGAAACCATGTCGCGTGGCGAAATGCAGCGGGTGGCGGTGGCCCGGGCGCTGTTGAGAAAACCCGGTGTGATCATTGCCGACGAGCCGACCGCAAGCCTCGATGCCGAGGCGGGGGCTGCGGTTGCCGATCTTCTTCTGGATCTGGCGAAAAGTGAGGGCAGCACCTTGATCGTCGTTTCCCACGATGCCCGCCTGGTGGAGCGCCTGCCACGCAGGATTGAGTTGAAAAACGGTGAAATCGTCCAGGATACAGGTGACGTTGTTGGTCATCGGGCCGGTCCTCGGGAAGGTGACGCATGA